One Betta splendens chromosome 5, fBetSpl5.4, whole genome shotgun sequence genomic window, GTGAGAGACCAAGGTTTGACAGCTGGCGTTTCCTTTTGGAGTgagagagtggaggagctgCAATATTCTCACATTATAATCAAGGACGTTGGATTTAGGGGAACGCATGTAAAAGGCTAACTCACATTAGCATAACTACTATTTCCACAGTCAGAGTGTGAAATCGTTGAGAAGATGAGTTACACGAGTTACAAAGCTGTGTGACGTGGAACTTCCTGTTTACTCACGTGTTGTTCTCTACGTCGGTGTCGTGTGCGCCGTTCTGGTTGGAGTCGGCCTCCGTCGGGATGCGCTTCCGGCTCCCGGGTTCTGCGGGCGCTGCGGGTTCTGCGGGTTCTGCGGGCGCTGCGGGTTCTGCGGGCGCTGCGGGCGCTGCGGGCGCCGCCCCctggctgttgctgttgtggaaGGCGGCTTTGCAGAGGGCAGCCGCGTGCTCGCCGTAGCCGCGGATGAAGAGGGGGCTGGTGGGAGAGCAGGCCGGGTAGTGGCCCGGACGCACGGGCTTGGCTGGAGGAGACAACACACCACTCATCCACTGACGCCTCCATGCGTCCGCCAACGACACAAACGCGCTATTCGTTCTGCGCCAGAGAGGTCGCGCAGTCTGCGGTGGCACAGAATAATACAATTATACTGGGAATCCAAAACCTATTCATTATTCCACAAATGATTCCCAATTGATTTTTATAATCCTCACGAAGATTATCCTCTCAAATCAATAACTCATTTTGAATGTGAATTTAGAACGTAAACAGCTTCAGTAGAACCGGTGATGGAGCGAGCTGGTAATTAAAACGGATAACGCCGCTCGTCTAATCAATTGTAGGATCATTGTCTAATCCGCGTGCACACAATTAGTGTTTCATAACTCCACGCCTCACTTCACCCGAACCGGACTGCGTGACcggtgcgcgtgcatgtgcgtgaaAGACACAACGGTTTGTAAAATGAGCGGAGGAAAACTCCGAATGACAGAGACTCGCACAGCGGAGGCACGAGACAGGTGGTCGCTTCGCTCCCGGAAGATTTACAGACGCGTTCATGTGCGCGTCCGTCACCGCCATCTTTAAATTCTCCACGTCGCCCCCCGTAAACCGCATCATTCCATCTCACGGATGGCTTCATTCATTGCACGGCTCCTATCATACGTGTGCTGAGATTTGAACGTCATGTACTTGGATGGTATTATTCAGATGACTGCAGAGATAATTAGACTGACAAAGGGGGGCGCGGAGTCGCATTTACATGCATTAGCATTAATACATTTGGGTGAAATTTGGAAGGAATATTAAGATGCTCCAGTTGATCAATTCTCAGTCATGGCTCATTGTTTCGCGAGATGCATAAATATGAGAAGTGCTTTTGTTGTCTCTTTGACTGCGGTGACGCGTGCAGccgtgcggtgcggtgcggtgcggggcggggcggggctCAGGTCACCTATCTGAGCCGCGTGCGGCCGGCGGAACGGGTGGCGCGCCCTCATCACGTCTTTGATccgctccacctcctgctggtaGCGGTGGCGGTCCTTCATGGCCCCCTCCTTGGCCTCCTTCAGCGCCCCCTCCAGCGCCTTGACCCGCTCGGCCGTGGAGCGCAGGCGCTTCTCCAGCTTCGGCAGCTCGCAGCGGAGGTCCGCGTTGTCGCGCACCAGCTGTGGCGCAGACAGCGGGGGAAAGGGTGTCAGCGTCACGTGAACGCATCCTCCTCGCAGTTCATTCAGCAGAAGAAACGTGCCGAGGTTTGGCTTCAAGCTAATTAgatacagcaacacaaacactgaacagcTGTTGAAGCTTCAATCACAACCTTCAACGCTACAGTGTTTAATAGTGACTTATTTGATTGGAGATAATTGATTCGCTAATTTTAAACCGGGGCACACGGCACGTTGCCTGTGGGGGTAGAGCAAACATGAACAATCCAATGAGCGAGCACCTTAAACGCGGAGCTGCGACGTGATCACGCAAACTAATCCGGTCCCCGCAGAGACGGCGAGGACGGGACCCGTGGGTTTGTCTGGCAACATTATCACCCACAGAGGATTCACGAACACAGCGGATCCACCTGAGGCGCCGCGGGAGCTGCCACTTTATTGTTCGGTGGCGAGTTTATTTTCATAGATTAAGCTAAATGTTTTCCCGCAGGACGCCAGCGACGCTGCGAGAGAAATCGCACGTGGCGCGTGCAGCCGGACGCacgggcggacggacggacggacgcgaGGACCGCGCGGACCCGGCGCTGCGTCCGCCGCCCGCCTCCCGAAGCCCCGTCAGTCTCCACGGGGAGCGTCCTGATTTATGAGCGCGACTTTCCTCCTCTATTccctcagcatcagcaggtgGTGGATGGGAAGGAGTCTCCCAGCAGCCGCTTTAGGATTGGTTTTCTGCCTAAAGAagtgctgcagtgctgcagcctGCGCCGATCCGCCGCGCGGGCGCTCGCTGCACCGCGGATGCGCGCGGTCGAGGCCGCGTGATTTGCCGTCATTTAAACGCGTGCACAGCTCAATGCATCACCTGCTTGTGAACCTTGGTGAGCTGGTCCAGGTTGTTCTCCAGAAAGGAAATCTTCTGCTTCTGGGTGATGTATCCTCCGGTGTCGTCAGGCTCCATCTCCGCGCTCTGTCAACGAAAACAGCGGAGCTCGTGCATCAGCGGCGCGGCGCAGGTAGAGTCACGTGCACGCCGACTTACTTTTCTAACTCGAGTCGTGAGGTCCTGAACAAAGAGCTTCCGGAGgttgtgcagcgtgtggagctcACGAGCCTGTGGCACAAAGACAAAACGCCGTTCAGTGGATCCGCGGCCTCTGAGGGAAACGGGTGAAGTGGCGGTCACTTACAACCGTCTCCTCCAGTCCCTTGAGGTCCTGCTTTGACTGCTCGTGCCGCTCGTGGAgaaagctgcacacacacacacacacacacacacacacacacacacacacacacacacacacacacacacacacacacccacacacacacacacacacacacacacacacagtggaacatTTTGAATGAACTCCTCTTCGTGCACATTATCACCTGAGTCTCAGGATGACTCATGAATAAAGTACTGCGTGAAGGCTGCCCCACTCATGGACCGCTACCCATCTGCCATCTGATGCAACATGCTGCAAAGGTCAGCGCAGGAAGAGGCCTATTAACAGCCAGCCGCTATAGTGATAGGGCAGACACAGAGGAAAACAGTGCGTCCTGCTAATTCCAGCCACAACCTGTGGctgacacacacgctgctgaggatgaggacaaggaacaaacaaaaggaagaCAAACAGGACGGCGTGAATCCAGAGGCAGCTCGCCCCACGCCCCCATATGGCCCAGTGTTTGAACGCGCGCCAGGCCCGTGCGGCCGCCACTCacgtcagctcctccagctgccggcTCCGGTGTCGCTCCTGAATCCTGAGACGCTGGTGTTGGTCacgcagctgctccagctccagatgcTGCTTCTGGTTACAGCTGCAAAGGTAGAAGAACCCGCTCACTCTGGGATCTGGACGTCTACTGCATGCAGTGACAACAAAGTCAACGGGCTCCAAGtcgtaaagtgtgtttgtgctcccGATCTGTGGGGTGGAGGTCTTCCATAGCAAGACTACAGTAGTATTATTAGTACTGATCGTTTACTCTGGTCTGTTGGTGTCATTGTTAAGTATTGGTTGTAATTCTTTCATATATAAATTTAGGATATCACCCCCCAGCTCTGAAAAAAACACCTATATGTGTGAATCATAATCAAACCACAACGTCTGCTAGAGTCACACACTAGACGTGTgaagacccccccctcctcttccaaGTCCTTTCTACCTCACTGacgcccatccatccatctgttttcAAGCTGCTTACTTAAATCAGGGACAAGCGGAGCAGCTGCCCAAACGTCTTTTGCTTCACAAATCCTCCACGGAGGCTCCCTGTGACCGGCTCCTCCCCGTCAGCCGGGAACTGCACCTCCTGGAGGATGTTTTCCCCTTCAGTCTCCTCCCTGACGGTCACGGCCGGAGCCGCGCGTCTTCAAACGAGACATCTGAAAGGGCCGTTCTCCcgcctgcctcctgctgaggttcagcagcagctccactcttAAGTCCTCCCACAGTGCAGCTCCCGCACCCACAGATATTGATTTTAAGCAGCCCTTCTTGCGGCTAAAGCAGGGATTATTCTGCTCTGAGAACTCAAATACTGAGGCCATGTATTCCCAATTTTAGCATTTTCACACTGTGTCTGACTGTGGAGTAGAAGCCCAGGTTTTGGCTCAGGGGCAGACTGaggtgtctgcgtctgtgtctgcgtctgtgtctgcgtctgcgtctgcgtctgcgtctctgCACACATGCTTGTCCTGCGTTAAACAATCCCTTCATTTATGATTGTTACACTGATGCACCCACATCTCTGATTTACCACCAAAGCTCCACTGAACGTGGGAACGTCCCACAGCTCCAAGAGCTGAAATGTATTGGAGAAAGCCAAGAATGATCACATTGCACTGACTCAGTTAAGTCGTCGATGATCCTCTGCTTCTCATTGATCTCGTCTCGGAGGCGGCCGAGCTGTTTGCTGTGCGCCTCACGGTGCCAGTCCATCTGCTGCTCCAGAGCCCTCTGAGGGATCAGACAAGGAGAGGGGACGGGACATATGCATGAATGTATGCACCGTAAGAGAGAGggcgacgcacacacacacatgcacgcacgcacacgcacacacacacacacacagtaacaacacacacacacacacacacacacacacacacatgcacgcacgcacacacacacacacacagtaacaacacatgcacgcacgcacgcacgcacacacacacagtaacaacacacacacatgcacgcacgcacgcacacacacacacacacacagtaacaacacacacatgcacgcacgcacacaggcacacacacacagtaacaacacacacacacacgcacacacacacacacacacacacacacacacacacacacacacacacacacacagtaacaacacacacaggcacgcacgcacgaacacacacacacacacacacacattaacaacacacacacacgcacgcacacacacacacacacacacacacactgctgccagtGAAAATGAAGTGAACTAACGAGCTAATGAAACTGGAGCagatacaacaacaacacacacacacacacacacacacacacacacacacacacacacacacacacacacacatacacacacacacacacacacacacacacacacacacacaaatacgagCAGATAATACCGAAACGCAACCAATGGTGCCGCTGCATCTGGagggtttgtgtttattttaaacgcTTCCCTGATCCAAACCGCTCTGACGAGCATAGTCACACCGTGTTGTGCAGCTACATCGGTACAGACGCTTCCATGCGAACGTTCGCTGGGTGTTGGCCATTAAAGGGACGGTGCTTCTGAAGTGCTGAACAGATGATTGTGTACTTTGGCACATCTGTTCCGACAGTGGCAGCGAAAGCGACTAAGCTGATTCATGGCAGCTAAACCTGGCACTTCCACTAGTAACAGGTTGTAATGGTACTGGTCTCATCTCCAGTTTCACTAAGACAACAGCTCGTCTCAAGATTATGTAAATAGATTTAACAGCTAGTGAAAATGAAACTTGTTCTCTGTTTGTTAGTTACAGTTTCCTCCCATGttgcaccacagacacagatctgTGGATGCATGTGCACCGTACTGTACATCCAGCCTGCAGTGTGATAAAGGTCATTATACTAATCAGCTCCCGCCGTCGTCATGGTTACCTTTATATTGCAGGAATCCTGGACGGAGGGGTGATTCTGCCTCCCGCTCACGTGTGACACGTTCTCTGAAACGCACAACAATGCATTTGGAGACACTGATAAACCACGATGAGACAAGACAAGACTGAGAGAGCGAAGCGAtaagaggaagacagacaggaagtaaacGTGCGTGTATCAAAGCGGTGGCCTGACTCTCACAGCGCCACGGCAGCAGCGCCTGATGTTGACGACGAGGTCGGCCCGGGGCACAATAACATCTATTACTCCCAATAACAGCTCTAGTGTCGCACCGTTCTGATCCGCCATtgatccgccgccgccgccgctgccgtcgTCTGATGATGTAATTACCGACATCTCCCTGTGTCATCAACACGACCTGCAGCACTTTGCAGTTATCTACTCCTGAAATGATTCAAGCGGCGCCCGGCTCGAGCGCGGAGAGAGGCCAGAATTGATTCACCTGCCCCTTGAATTCGCAGGCGTGCCCGGTTCTGTCAGGCTCCCTGAAAGAAGGAGCCACGTTGCCTGTGGCCTGATTTGTGAAGTGTGTCAGTGTCCTGGGCTCCGGAATCCAGACGAATTTAAAGCGTACCATTACTCTGCCTGGGTTTGGGAGCCAGAGCTGTTCATCAGCATTTGGCCTGTGTTTCTTGACAGAAGGGCTCCAGGCACAGGTTAAAAACGTCCACCGAGGTCAATAAAATACTTTTAACTGGAGCCTCCTTCCAGAATCAGGTTTATGAAGCTGATTTCATGTCTTTTTATGTTTCCGCTTTTACGGGCGCCGTCACAATGCGAACCCTAAGGTCAACGCCTCGTGGAAAGATTtacaaagcagagcagaaacGTTGGGCAAAGTGCTTGGTTACTGCTGGGCCGTGTTCACGTGGACGTGCTCCTGAGGCCTGATCCATCGACCACACTGTGCATTTGCTCCTGTTTCACCTCCAGTCTGACCCACAGTTGCTTCTGGCTCAGTATTTGAGTCACGGAGGTAAAATGCCTCGACCTCAGGCTGACTTTTATTACAAATACAGTGCTTGatgttttatatatactgtGCCACACAGATCCTCGAACCTCAGGTTAGGATAGACTGAAACATTTTCACCAGCCAAAATATTACACTGTTACAGAACCTCTTGGTTTTGAATGCAAATCAtagtttttagtgttttagttAATGAGGTTTGCATTTCTATCACCATGAGAATAGGCGTCACGCTACCTTGAGCCCGAAGCTTGGCCACCTCCTCGCTCAGAGAGTCGTagcgctcctccagctgccgctTCTTCAGCTCCACGTCCTGCGTGTAGCCCGTCAGCGAGCGGATCTTGGCCTCGTGCTGAAACGCGCAGACAGGAGCGATGAGCCGAGCGCCTCAGCCCGGGAGGCCGCTCAACACCACCGCCGAGCGGATGTAGCTCCCATTGAATATTCATGATGCGGAGTCATTTAAATACTAAGCATAGTAAATTCTACGCCACGAGGGCTTCAGGCGATCACATCACCGCACAGAATACAAAGCACGCGGTCCCATAAGAGTCAGGACAGCGTGCACACACAAAGCCTCCGATGCAGAAATCTCTTATTTCCCATGTAGTCGACGGCTTGAGCACACTTTACATTAATTAGGACGGCGCTTAGGCATTTAAGGTGATAATTAACGTTCACCACTGGCAGATTTCACCGTCTACAGTTTTTTTGTCTGTATCAAACTGAAAAGTCCCTCAGGAGTAGAAGGCTCCGTTCCTCATAGAAGGCGTGTGCAGACGCTACCGGCTGCCCCACATCTCGCATGCGCCGCTCTGCTGCCGTACCTGCGAAACGAGGAGCTGACAGGAGGACAGCTCCCGGcccgtctcctccatcttgcGGTGACACTCCGTCTGGAGGCTCTCCAGGTGGCGGCAGCGCTTCACCATGCTCTTCACCTCCGACTTTATCTTGCTGATGTGGAGCCGCGCCACGGTGAACTCCTCCTCCACGGCCCCCGTCATCTCCGCGGGCTGGAGCAAAGCGAGGCGCAGACGACGTTATGGGACGTAAACGCGCATCCGTTAGGCTTACAGCGTCATTGACCAGATGCTGTGATTAAACGGCTTTGAAATGGACTGTGGAGGATGGAAAACGCGCGTCAAGAGCAATCTAAAGATTACAGATGACAGCGGGGATGCCTGAGATGTGGCGTGGGCTGTAATAAATACTCCACACGCAGACTATATTGTATCGTGTCCATCCCTCCACAGCCATtactataaacacaaacactgccaTGTTGTAACCACTCATCGGGATTTATAGACGTCCACAGAAACACTGATAATCGTCCCCTCATGTCTCGAATTTTGAATATTCACCAGCTTGATGTCCTTgtttccaacgatggtgctgaacTCGCTCAGGTCCCTCATGAGCCCATTGAGGATGTCTGCAATGCGTTTCCTCTGGTGGCTGCTGACCTCCTGGATGCGGGACAGCTCGGCCTCCAGACCCAGGAGGTGAGCCTGGGAGAGGAGGGACGTGAGCAGGAGTTACAATGAGCAGAGGCGTGGGTCATTTAGGCTCAAAGAGCACAGAGACACTTTAACCCACGGCCTTGTTTTCCTTACAGCAGAACACGTCTTTAAGTACAGATCAATGAACTGCTGAGAGATGAGAGTCAATGACGCCAGCACTGGATGAAAGGATCTGAGGGACGGGACAGAATGATGGAGCTGTTCTTTGTCCTGCAGCCAGCTTCCAAATAAAGGTGTTAGTCCAATAGCTCGAACACAATGCAACCATTTAGGATCAATCGAAACTACACATCTGATGAAAGACAGCGAAAGAAGGAGCAGTTGCAGAGTTtctaccttgtgtgtgtgtgtttctacctCTGCAAATCCTTTGACCTCGTACGATTGCGCCTGAATTTTTCAACATGATTGACATGAACAGCTGGTGAACGAGACTAAGGAGATGGGTGAGGTAGAATAAATCACACGCATCTGAGTGGAAACGTGGTCGTACTGGAAATACTGACAGAGCTGAGATAAGTGAGCTGCATAATATGGAGGCAGAAGAgagagatgaggatgaggaggaggaggaggaggaagaggaggaggcagaataAACAGCCAGGGCATGAATCATGATGATGTGTGGCGTCATAgtatgtattatttatatataatcatATAAGGGTGTCTGCAAAagtctgtgtgtattttttcaatatagttttaatacaaaatcagcCTCAAAAAAACTTGTATAAGATTGTATTTTACCATAACATTTCACATCATTGCCACCTCTCTTTAAATccagcaccttctccacctccttttTTACACTGAAGGCCCTCGATCACTTTCCAGGTCACTTGTCAAGTCAAAACATTAAGTGAATATAAATATCACTAAATAATTAATGATTTCGATCTGCTCATGAATAATtaaaagaacagcagcagggaaaCTTAATAAATAGTTAGTTTATTTAAATAGAGATTTATGAAGAGGGGCTGAATGGCTGCGTGATGAATGGAGTTAATCACACTGATGGAAGGAGGCTTAAGTGGACAAACGGATGAAGGAAGGCGTTTAAAGGAGCAGGTGAGCGGCCGTGACAGTGAGTGATGTCACGGCCTCGggcagaaaaagacagagggaaAATGAGTTCGGTGGAGACTGACGAAGTGACTCCGCTGCTTTATTTTTCTAGGTCAATGACTCCATAGTTCTAtacggggaggggggggggtgttgaacTGCAACACAGCTGAAACGGCACAGGCACAAAGTGGAGAACAGGTCCTAAAGAGCCGCGAAAGGGGCCGACTCCGCTGTAAAACGGGCCCAGAGGTCCCGGCGCGGTTCTGCTGGGCTCCACCAGGCGGAGGCAGGTCCGTGCCGAGTGAGACGACGGAGGGGAGGACGTGGCTAAACGCTGGGCTCACACTCACCCTGTCGGCGCCTCGCGTCAATTCCTGCAAGCGGCTCCTGAGGGCGAGAGGCCGGGGAGGACGCGCGCCGCATGAAATATTGACGCGGTTTAAGGAGGTGAATAATGGTCCACTCAGTCCACTGAGCCAGTCACAATAACTTTATTAGGCCCCAACCTGCTCTCTGTTCTGTTCCACTCAGTCGTTCTTGTCTAAAAGTATTTCTCACCAACTGTTCTGTACGTAGTAACACGCTTCGCTAATAAACTCAACCCACATCTTCTGACCCTTGGAAATCTCCCAATCTTGATGTTTGATGTCCTACAAGAGTCGAAGGGAGACTCAGGGAGAGCAGACACCTGATTTCCCTCTGCTTAATTAGCCCTGTCTCCCACAGCCATTGGTTTCAGTCCAGTAATTAGCCTcgctgatatactgtacagtatttaccagCTCGGCTCAGTCAGTTGTTGGATTGTCCACTATATGCTAAGCAGCTCTGCCCTGTGTCGTCCCTTTGTCCTGTGCTTTTCTTTGCTCTGCTGATGTTATCCATCACTTTTTTCCAGCCTTGAGTTATTTTCCTCTCTTTTAGTTTATTATAATACACCATTTCACGCTGCCTGCTTCCCTGCCTGTGGTGTCTGCTCTGGGCTCCATCCCTTGTTTCCATGGAAAACTGACAGCAGTCTTTCTAGAGTAGAACAGATTTAGTCCAGCACTAATTGAAAATGAAGCTCAGCACTTCTGAAAACGCACTAGGTCATAAACAGTCCTGTTAACGGCTGGACGGCTCCTCAAAACACTTGAACATGACTGGCTTTACATAAACTGTGCCATATTTAATCTATCAGCACCGCCGCCGTTCGCCATGAAAATGGGAGTTTGCCTCGAATCTTGACCTCAATCAAGAAACGTCTTTTGCGGCCGCACTCGTCATCATCTGCTCTGGTTCGCCTGCGGTCACGGTCACGTGTCGTCTGAACTATGAACTGGCCGGTTGAGGTTCGAGGAACTCAGTGAGCTGCTCACACCACCTCACATCGTTACTTTGCCTGTATTCGGCGCTTCGACAAACGGAGCGAATCAAAACATTTTTccatctttttttatatttactacATACGATGTTTACTATATACCTTGCTTTTCCTTCCGTGCAGCTTTCTAATTTGACTCATTAGCATCATCTAAGTGCATTTAGTGGAGCATTTTCCATCAGTGGACTCATTAGCCTAAGATCAGGCTCTAGTccagtgcagcacaaacaccCTGTCTCCACCTACTCCCCCTTTTCTCCATTTCTAGCCCTACTATGTATTCACATTTGTGGCATCAGACATTGAATAAGCGACGCACCATTTTCTTTGAGAGCTCCCCAGCCAGGAGCTTGTTCTGCAcgctcttctcctccacctccaggctcTTTTGGTCGTAGTTCacagccagctcctccagggCCTGGAGCACCTCCTTCACCTCCGCCTTGGCGGACTCGTTCTCCCTCTGCAGCCGGCCGAGCTCCGCCTGCACCTTCTCGCTGTCTCCTCTGGACGATGCtagaagctgaaggagcagagATTCATTCAGATCGGGAACGCTGACTAAGAAGAATCTGGTTTATAATGAAGCAAGAAAGAGGATTGTGCAAAAGCAGCCTCTTCATTATTCACAATTCAGAGCTGGGTTTTAATAAACCATGGTCGTGAGGTTTATCCTGTTCTCTTGGTGGTGAGAGACGAGCTTGTTTACAAGCAGCGTTACAAAagaaagatgtttttttaagcaaaacaGACATTGAATATTCATCCTAGTGCCGGTGGCACTAAAAGCTAGCGCTACGTTGACATCACTGCAGTTGATGCATCTACGCCGCTGCCGTCCGGTCTGTCTCGTTTCGCTAAATGCACGTCATTAGGTGCAGATGCTGCTCATGTCGTGGCGCCAGCGCGTTCGCTGCTGTTTGGCCAAATGGATGGAGATCCGCGAAACTGCCCACGAGCCTTGGCCTAGTTACCATGGAGTCCGTTCAACCCGATACAACATTCATGCCGAAATTTCTTTCATCAATTACCATTTGTTCGCCGTCAACTCAGCTGACAACAGGTTTAAAGCGTGGAGCTGCACAGGATTTTCTTCTCCTTCGTCTGGAGGCCTGGATAAACGCAGCTCTCGCGGCTGACTTCTGTTCAAAGTCTGACTCTGATTGCCCCCGTTTGCGCCGCCTGCGTGCAGCACACTGTGGACCGTTTATCCCAACCCACGAAAAGATGAGAGACCCGCGGTCCTTTACCTCCTCCTGGTCGAGCAtctgcttcttcagcttctccaccaTCTGGCTCTGGTGGTTGATCTCGTCATCCTTCCAATGGAGAGACACGTCAGAATATGCACTGCACGTCAACAATGTTCTATAGGTGGATATTTGCTGTGTGTTAAATCTATTTTAGTTGCTTGTTAACCGTGAGCGACTCCATAAATTAACCTGTATGCGGAATCTCACACCTGTACATCACACATGCACGTGTGAAAACTGTAGAAGCAACATGGTCTGTTTCCACAGTGAATAATACATGCGTTTCAGTACAGAATAATGCGAATGTGTGTCCCTGTGTCCCCCAGTGGCATCTATTCTTAAGAACTGCACCATTTCTCATTAGTACACTATGTGCCTGATCCTACActcattaacatgaataatACATGTCTAATCCGCTCTTCATGGCATTAGAAAACTCTCCTCCGCTGTTTCAGATCAGTCCTATTCTCATACATGTAAATGGCAGCTTGCAGCATCGTTACTGCGCGTCACCTTGTCATCCAGCTGCTTGTAGAGCTTGCAGATCTCCTCCTCGTACTTCTGACGCTCCTCCTCCGAGATGCGTACGACGatggaggaggcgacggagcaGGGGCTGCAGGGGCTGCACATGTCAAGGAGCGGCTCCTTGGCTTCTGGAGACGGCAAGGGGGCATCGTTCGGCCCCTGACTCTGCAGACCCGGCGCAGCAACACACTCACCTTGGTGTTAAAAAGGGAAGTGATAGATGTCAGATGGAACCGCACGTTTTGCTGTTATGCTACAGGTTCATTTATGAAAACAGGATTAGAGGGTTGATCCTCAGCATATTAAAGATTAATGCTTTCAAATGTCAGGACTGAGATGTTGAACAAGCACCACTTCCTATGTAGCAGCGGCAAAACACAGCATAGATATCTAAATACCAGCTGTTGCTTGCCTCTAGTGAGCGAAAACGAAGAGCGGCTCTTTGTTCGCATCCAGAATATTTAGCCAAACCAATATGCTAATTGGCGCCAGAACGAGCTCAATGGCATTaagagaacagacaggaaaaagCTTAAGGCTGCAGCGTCCCTGGGCCGTAATGTGCTTGGAGCTTGACGCTCTTAGTCAGCCAGCGTGAAGAGGTTTAAGCTCTTCACGCAGCCATTTCCTATTTCTAGACATGTGTCAAGAAATAGGAAAAAGCAGGAAGCGACCTGAAACTAAATGTCAAGGGAAACACTGTCAATACAGCAGAACAGGGGGAAGTGTGCGCTACGTGTTTGGAGTGTATGACTTCTTCTGCCTTTGTATATTGTCTATATTCACTGTATGTTTTCTTCCCTTTGGGTCGTTGTGGAGCTATTTATGAAGCCTTTACTGAAGCTCGTGACTGGGTTGATTTGACTGGGAAAATGTACTGTTGGTGGGAGGAAGAGGATCAATTTGGTAACCGACTGCGTCGCCCCCGCAGGACAAGGTCAAAGTAATCTATATTTAAGTCATTACACCTAGCGCACGACTTTCAGAGATTAGATCTTCTGTCTGGCTGAACTCGTGCTAATCGATGAAATCAGATGCTGAGGCAATGTCGCCCATCACAAAAAAGCAACATTTCACCCTATGGGGGATATTTTTCTAGGCTGCCGTGAAAGGAGATTTGATAGGAAGTACTTCAAGACACAGCTCTCCTGCCTTTGCACCATCCTTGAATAAAGTGTTGGCTTCAGTGCTAAGATGGAGGTCGGCAGCATTCGTCTCAGGGATTTCCCAGCCTCAGGTGAGCAACAAACAGAGGGAAAAGGGGAGAGAGCGTCGTCGAAATGATCCATTAGGAAACGAAAAGCAGCGGATTG contains:
- the kif5ab gene encoding kinesin heavy chain isoform X1 codes for the protein MADANAECNIKVLCRFRPLNQSEIIRGDKFIPIFQGEDTVILGGKAYAFDQVFPTNATQEQVYSSCAKQIVRDVLGGYNGTIFAYGQTSSGKTHTMEGNLHDPQGMGIIPRIAEDIFEHIFAMDENLEFHIKVSYFEIYLDKIRDLLDVTKTNLSVHEDKYRVPYVKGCTERFVTSPEEVMDVIDEGKANRHVAVTNMNEHSSRSHSIFLISIKQENVETEQKLSGKLYLVDLAGSEKVSKTGAEGAVLDEAKNINKSLSALGNVISALAEGTKSHVPYRDSKMTRILQDSLGGNCRTTMFICCSPSSYNDAETKSTLMFGQRAKTIRNTVSVNLELTAEQWKKKYEKEKEKNRSMKENIQKLEAELNRWRNGECVAAPGLQSQGPNDAPLPSPEAKEPLLDMCSPCSPCSVASSIVVRISEEERQKYEEEICKLYKQLDDKDDEINHQSQMVEKLKKQMLDQEELLASSRGDSEKVQAELGRLQRENESAKAEVKEVLQALEELAVNYDQKSLEVEEKSVQNKLLAGELSKKMAHLLGLEAELSRIQEVSSHQRKRIADILNGLMRDLSEFSTIVGNKDIKLPAEMTGAVEEEFTVARLHISKIKSEVKSMVKRCRHLESLQTECHRKMEETGRELSSCQLLVSQHEAKIRSLTGYTQDVELKKRQLEERYDSLSEEVAKLRAQENVSHVSGRQNHPSVQDSCNIKRALEQQMDWHREAHSKQLGRLRDEINEKQRIIDDLTDCNQKQHLELEQLRDQHQRLRIQERHRSRQLEELTFLHERHEQSKQDLKGLEETVARELHTLHNLRKLFVQDLTTRVRKSAEMEPDDTGGYITQKQKISFLENNLDQLTKVHKQLVRDNADLRCELPKLEKRLRSTAERVKALEGALKEAKEGAMKDRHRYQQEVERIKDVMRARHPFRRPHAAQIAKPVRPGHYPACSPTSPLFIRGYGEHAAALCKAAFHNSNSQGAAPAAPAAPAEPAAPAEPAEPAAPAEPGSRKRIPTEADSNQNGAHDTDVENNTLSAEPTNQGSDTTDEMLDSENGTVSHRRGLEDAAPSASPPALLYTRVRDKSTASTASPFTPAPACLLMHLSLPTGNTTDINDNRTDVCDNQDPAKLYCLRAEASAS